One genomic window of Plasmodium coatneyi strain Hackeri chromosome 12, complete sequence includes the following:
- a CDS encoding CAMK/CAMKL protein kinase, whose protein sequence is MALTDKWRTEWDRELRLLPQVESIADHDLQITEDIFFIWQFLKMYHTSMPHVRNLIDFITTKKPESLIWGEHIDDYMFRGIDKGQKLFNLLVSDGKRIQPRYSKKKLCDTLLYFRLKNYIILEKINTGSVGQVHLALDKSTDTLVAAKAIDKSTVQGDEELFQKLKEEISISCRMNHPCVVKTTNVLETRDKIIQIMEYCDGGDLISYVRNKLHLEELSAQYFFRKIVQGLQYMHRNNVSHRDLKPENIFLCKRQLSQREKTLIRIGKLPSCSEYELKIGDFGACCVNEKNKLHHDIVGTLSYAAPEVLGCNTTCGYSSQKADVWSLGIILYAMLFGLLPFDNEGKNLKDAYNAIIKNKIVYPKHRINKISMNARNLLSGMLTINPDNRLSLDEVVNHEWLADTGKTKLEVSHVHKKMNFPISSTVACPVGSGKNDMDFETFKKLFLIKRENGPSVTNIRVPGVVASKNGMLINMVPGGVQNVVSGRGSHGIPCAAPFGAPYGKPYESATLKENDQVGASPRSGNEKGQACHLRGSNSLVQRSDPHHLRQNQNLNQNHGQFYLYDDKGVLNTHVNNPNGGQHNVENPVYADAPLAQKEKQGKILDNYALNQKCEEEGNVLMGTKKKQTNDGNNKINVCTQKGITNHRRDHQNNYYVEKTYFKNNILDNTYLDGKSNNHSSSVNYYDGKKHPLEYVEENKLKVTDQVNKNPHVNPHLFAKTNNTYDLYFNKNDLYRNQSNNIFLLPCKDNLMGKNNLYSNLYSNLYLFKGGNDFNVTTSGRSTLLRHYDQGKLTTNREYDTGWKFKYASNASDGRESTNTITSSCTNVSPNHNNAAAIEKMNASPGDALFYENPNYNNHPVRYKYYYYDDKGTYVGCLSNQTSGRTCASSCVLLENQVNYAANNGEYTKEWTYKRGVSEYVETGTASNYSNNNNASSSDRKREDLFVKHPEGEGHTKLASYEWGKDAAGALFVTSENRGIVMEKQTGGASKQRNDLTSANGHPRIVQQVGRSTQVGGQMGEHANRGITEINPMRDTLLTDGSITSKVSTPTKNDAELQLRPTNYKGKDTCIILKKEGITHSANKHSSLIKSQHATKIVTIGESTCDQMDLACMQINELKGNPKESHQKENKFTLNLLVQKGRIKECTKMDRTEEKNISRNDYTDEQSNKWNTHSGEKDDRVEFLPSGGAPAETCTSNTQKNKLNNNTHEEVNDAIQRDEGKTEKDNQRETHKGDNNSPEKIASPLPVKDENKNVTSEEGSNTPGKEHTEGECKDTPQQSYSDGSETKTKKKKKKKIFSINNPSKEIQRRQSKSDPSGDDKQVNQVDKKKYITNSSRNNNRSCNYGQKHSCEENYNSGTRSNHNGTDTAVVAARKSSSNNEGEKNKVDKRRERVIESAIEKYDMPKLSKRDSHVKEKTDAAEFRCYPRTEKTCGHLEGEKKLCKNEEGNKQRENTTFNEEQIDGKNKFLLLKKLYYSNDRDLHVLPNRENQHDKKRYINFEKIFPHRKRKTNTTHIPPLSYYNKSNLCFSKRVKKDRKERGEENEDVVKNQVDVSHRAHNRKSKNDITNIRHFSEWYYTNGCNQHELTTKGNCPSKEGVPIYDKVATYDEVAPYDEERVSDKECVYFSSNKIEYIKCATRNSINQDSHQTYGAHYYNHMISETNRGVSNPVSDAHVVSADKCSTKCSDKRHIIWCTKEESQNYMSKNEKGISYPTVGFNTNVEKCSLPHEPFLFNGSGNGNVIPWKNNLPNQMGSSHLSSSCPSEVKPTLSLASYYNEKGVNDMGEVEFTSKDTEKATEWGEKPMQPGHNLNAILDRNCEKSSTYNRGDIESGRCIPNLEGHIFQHSPIDQSIKVNETEDNEEARTERSPSSAENSGEGYSPEEVGSANVSTSNDSNGITTKPEELSGVPTSDATNNPYIGNNAIKRGNYTSLYDDVKKSYSIIQNVSYKHELTKEKMKNKNGERIITRWDAKEQIWENGGSEQAVQIHVKGASPTEHPTPKECTNIKDPAKSTTMKMSQNHNRPMSRKKERSGEDDQDKSAKCAGMEFTPLTLKKDNIWKNSPSNPENCYGVEFPTEFNGDLSEGSLDRDKSQTHDSSANRKDTHLLVKDEGKDPHLDTQHIYMMNANLKKQKPQGEKEKHERYQKGSVHNGPTRWEDPPHELTSSRTNEEVTKNKKETTLKESTTEGSKHLASCNIWNVEKNGTIHSKQQQEDYLTHNRSYDLKSARSNLFSMSYDENVRKDYTHGNILVNPEDISSIHNLKSCENDEKNKMLYYYNLDTTQANLDFLNNLMFYSSHINPYRHYKNRYLTKKSSLTGGVNLTNSKQNSGNNRTEKRRDHQNEPLPVDHNLRNYLNLNKTSIQNLAKMKRNYIREQNYENKFGTKMDDQREANTFYPKLRWMNIFSRNSSKY, encoded by the exons ATGGCACTCACGGACAAGTGGAGAACAGAGTGGGACAGGGAGCTTCGCCTGCTCCCCCAAGTCGAATCCATTGCCGACCACGACCTGCAGATAACCgaagatatatttttcatatggCAG TTCTTAAAGATGTACCACACCTCCATGCCTCACGTTCGGAACCTCATCGATTTTATAacaa CTAAGAAACCGGAGTCGCTCATATGGGGCGAACACATCGACGACTACATGTTCAGGGGAATAGACAAAGGGCagaaattatttaatttgttaGTTTCGGATGGTAAAAGAATACAGCCCAGATATTCCAAGAAGAAATTATGCGATACGTTGCTGTACTTTCGCCTTAAGAATTACATCATCttggagaaaataaatactGGGTCCGTTGGACAGGTTCACTTAGCCTTGGACAAAAGCACAG ATACCCTCGTCGCGGCCAAGGCCATAGACAAATCCACCGTGCAAGGCGATGAAGAGCTCTTCCAAAAGCTGAAGGAGGAGATCAGCATTTCTTGCAGAATGAACCACCCGTGTGTTGTAAAAACAACCAACGTCCTTGAAACGAGGGATAAAATTATTCAAATTATGGAGTACTGTGATGGAGGGGACCTCATATCCTACGTCAGAAAT AAGCTCCACCTGGAGGAACTCAGCGCGCAGTACTTCTTCCGAAAAATCGTCCAAGGGCTGCAGTACATGCACCGAAACAACGTATCTCACAGGGACCTAAAACCAGAAAATATCTTCCTATGCAAAAGACAACTAAGTCAAAGAGAAAAGACGTTAATACGAATAGGGAAGCTACCCTCATGCTCCGAATATGAATTGAAGATAGGGGACTTTGGAGCCTGCTGtgttaatgaaaaaaataaattacatcACGACATAGTGGGGACCTTAAGTTATGCTGCACCGGAGGTCTTAGGGTGTAACACCACCTGTGGTTATAGCAGTCAAAAGGCAGACGTTTGGAGTCTGGGGATTATCCTCTATGCCATGTTATTCGGTTTACTCCCCTTTGACAACGAAGGGAAAAATCTTAAAGACGCGTACAACgcgattataaaaaataaaatcgtCTACCCCAAACATAGGATCAATAAAATTTCTATGAATGCTCGAAATTTGCTCTCTGGCATGCTCACCATAAATCCAGATAATCGCCTATCCCTGGATGAAGTAGTGAACCATGAATGGCTAGCTGATACGGGGAAAACCAAGTTGGAAGTATCTCACGTGCATAAGAAAATGAATTTCCCCATTTCATCCACCGTCGCTTGTCCAGTTGGCAGCGGTAAAAACGACATGGACTTTGAGacgtttaaaaaattgtttctAATCAAGAGGGAAAATGGTCCTTCCGTTACAAATATTCGCGTCCCGGGGGTGGTGGCCAGCAAAAACGGGATGCTAATAAACATGGTTCCTGGCGGTGTGCAAAACGTTGTGTCTGGTAGGGGGTCTCACGGGATTCCATGTGCCGCTCCTTTTGGAGCCCCCTACGGTAAACCATACGAAAGTGCAACCCTGAAGGAGAACGACCAGGTTGGCGCCTCTCCACGTAGTGGTAACGAGAAGGGTCAAGCGTGTCATCTTCGAGGAAGCAATTCGCTCGTGCAGAGGAGCGATCCCCACCACTTGAGGCAAAACCAAAACTTGAATCAAAACCATGGCCAGTTTTACCTGTACGATGACAAAGGAGTTTTGAACACTCATGTGAATAACCCAAATGGGGGACAGCACAACGTGGAGAATCCCGTCTACGCAGACGCCCCACTTGCGCAGAAAGAAAAGCAAGGGAAAATATTAGATAACTATGCCTTAAACCAGAAAtgtgaagaggaaggaaacgtCCTCATgggaacaaagaaaaaacagacaAATGATGgtaacaataaaataaatgtgtgcacacagAAGGGAATAACAAATCATCGAAGAGATCATCAGAATAACTACTACGTGGAGAAAACATATttcaaaaataatattctgGACAATACGTACTTGGATGGAAAGAGTAACAATCACAGCAGTAGCGTCAACTACTATGATGGTAAGAAACACCCGTTAGAGTAtgtagaagaaaataaactTAAGGTGACGGACCAAGTGAACAAGAACCCCCATGTGAACCCCCATCTGTTTGCAAAGACAAACAACACATACGATTTGTACTTCAATAAAAACGACCTCTACAGAAATCAAAGTAacaatatatttcttctacCATGTAAAGATAACCTGATGGGGAAGAATAATTTGTATAGTAATTTGTATAGCAATTTGTACCTGTTTAAGGGAGGAAACGATTTTAACGTAACCACCAGTGGGAGATCTACTCTGTTAAGGCATTACGACCAGGGTAAGCTTACCACAAATAGGGAATACGACACCGGTTGGAAGTTCAAATATGCTTCCAACGCGAGTGACGGACGAGAGTCCACTAACACCATCACCTCGAGCTGCACAAACGTCTCTCCCAATCATAACAACGCAGCAGCGATCGAGAAAATGAACGCCTCACCGGGTGACGCATTATTTTATGAAAATCCTAATTACAACAACCATCCTGTACGGTACAAATATTATTACTATGATGATAAGGGGACCTATGTAGGGTGTTTAAGCAACCAAACCAGTGGACGTACTTGCGCCTCTTCCTGTGTGTTGCTTGAAAATCAAGTCAACTATGCAGCCAATAATGGGGAATACACGAAGGAATGGACATATAAAAGGGGAGTCTCCGAATATGTCGAAACGGGAACTGCCAGTAAttatagtaataataacaatgCATCCTCATCTGACCGTAAGAGGGAAGACCTTTTTGTTAAACACCCAGAGGGGGAAGGTCACACAAAGTTGGCTAGCTACGAATGGGGTAAAGACGCTGCAGGTGCTCTTTTCGTCACTTCTGAGAATAGGGGTATTGTGATGGAAAAACAGACGGGGGGAGCAAGCAAACAGAGGAATGATCTGACCAGTGCGAATGGGCATCCACGTATTGTGCAGCAAGTGGGAAGATCCACACAGGTGGGTGGCCAAATGGGTGAGCACGCCAATAGGGGAATAACCGAGATTAACCCCATGAGGGACACCCTCCTCACCGACGGAAGCATCACATCTAAGGTGAGCACACCCACGAAGAACGACGCAGAACTGCAATTACGTCCCACCAACTACAAAGGGAAAGACACCTGTATTATtctcaaaaaggaaggaataaccCACAGTGCAAATAAACACTCCTCCCTTATCAAATCCCAACACGCAACAAAAATTGTCACTATTGGTGAATCTACCTGCGATCAAATGGATTTGGCGTGCATGCAAATAAACGAACTGAAGGGCAACCCGAAGGAGAGTcaccaaaaggaaaacaaatttaCCCTCAACCTGTTAGTCCAAAAGGGCAGAATTAAggaatgcacaaaaatggatagaacagaagagaaaaacatTTCACGAAATGATTACACTGATGAGCAGTCCAACAAATGGAACACGCACAGTGGGGAGAAAGATGACAGGGTAGAATTCCTTCCCAGTGGGGGTGCCCCAGCGGAAACTTGCACTTCCAACACgcagaagaacaaattgaaTAATAACACCCATGAAGAAGTAAATGATGCCATCCAACGAGATGAggggaaaacagaaaaggacAATCAAAGAGAAACTCACAAAGGGGATAATAATTCCCCAGAGAAAATTGCTTCACCCCTGCCAGtaaaggatgaaaataaaaatgtaactaGCGAAGAAGGGAGTAACACACCAGGGAAAGAACACACCGAAGGAGAGTGTAAGGACACCCCCCAACAAAGCTACAGCGATGGAAGTGAAACgaagacgaagaaaaaaaaaaaaaaaaaaattttcagcaTCAATAATCCAAGTAAAGAAATCCAACGACGCCAATCCAAAAGTGACCCAAGTGGTGACGACAAACAGGTAAACCaggtggacaaaaaaaaatatataactaACAGTAGCAGAAACAACAACCGTAGCTGCAATTATGGACAGAAACATTCATGTGAAGAGAACTATAACAGTGGCACAAGGAGCAACCACAACGGCACTGACACTGCAGTGGTGGCTGCGCGCAAAAGTTCGAGTAAtaatgagggggaaaaaaacaaagtggaCAAGCGAAGAGAAAGGGTAATTGAAAGTGctatagaaaaatatgacaTGCCTAAATTATCCAAACGTGACAGTcatgtaaaagaaaaaacagatgCGGCAGAATTCAGATGCTACCCTAGAACAGAGAAAACGTGTGGCCAcctggagggggaaaaaaagttatgcaaaaacgaggaaggaaataaacaAAGGGAAAACACAACATTTAATGAAGAACAGATAgatggaaagaacaaatttttgctactaaaaaaattgtactaTTCGAACGATAGGGATTTGCATGTACTGCCCAACAGGGAGAACCAACATGACAAAAAACGCTACATCAATTTtgagaaaatatttccccacaggaaaaggaagacgaaTACAACCCACATTCCCCCTTTAAGTTACTACAATAAAAGTAACTTATGTTTCAgtaaaagggtgaaaaaagaCAGAAAGGAacgaggagaagaaaacgaaGACGTCGTAAAGAACCAAGTGGACGTAAGCCACAGAGCACATAACcgcaaaagtaaaaatgacaTAACAAATATCCGCCACTTCAGTGAATGGTACTACACGAACGGATGCAACCAGCATGAATTAACCACGAAGGGGAATTGTCCATCCAAGGAGGGTGTTCCAATTTATGATAAAGTTGCAACATATGATGAAGTGGCACCATATGATGAAGAACGGGTAAGTGACAAGGaatgtgtttatttttcctccaacaAAATTGAGTACATCAAATGTGCCACTAGGAATAGCATTAACCAGGATAGCCACCAGACATACGGTGCCCATTATTACAACCATATGATAAGCGAAACGAACAGGGGGGTATCCAACCCGGTTAGTGATGCACATGTGGTTAGCGCTGACAAATGCAGTACTAAGTGCAGTGACAAAAGGCACATAATTTGGTGCACCAAAGAGGAGAGTCAAAATTATAtgagcaaaaatgaaaagggaataaGCTACCCTACTGTTGGATTCAACACCAATGTAGAGAAATGCTCTCTTCCACATgaaccatttttatttaacggAAGTGGAAATGGAAATGTCATACCTTGGAAGAATAACTTGCCTAACCAAATGGGTTCCTCCCATCTGTCTTCAAGTTGTCCTTCCGAAGTGAAACCTACCCTTAGCCTTGCCAGTTACTATAACGAAAAGGGGGTAAACGACATGGGTGAGGTGGAATTCACAAGTAAGGACACAGAGAAAGCAACTGAATGGGGGGAGAAGCCTATGCAACCAGGGCACAATTTGAACGCGATCCTTGACAGGAACTGCGAAAAGAGCTCCACATACAATAGGGGTGATATCGAAAGTGGTAGATGCATCCCAAATTTGGAAGGCCACATATTTCAGCACTCCCCGATTGACCAGTCGATCAAAGTGAATGAAACTGAAGATAACGAAGAGGCGCGCACGGAAAGATCCCCTTCTAGTGCAGAGAACAGTGGGGAGGGATATTCCCCCGAGGAAGTAGGATCCGCCAACGTCAGTACCAGCAACGACAGTAATGGAATAACCACCAAGCCAGAAGAGTTAAGCGGCGTCCCCACATCCGACGCCACAAACAACCCATACATTGGGAACAATGCAATTAAGAGGGGAAACTACACCTCCTTGTATGACGACGTGAAGAAATCCTATTCGATCATCCAAAATGTAAGCTATAAGCATGAActaacgaaagaaaaaatgaaaaataaaaacgggGAAAGGATCATAACACGATGGGATGCAAAGGAGCAGATCTGGGAGAATGGAGGAAGCGAACAGGCTGTGCAGATTCACGTAAAAGGAGCGTCCCCAACGGAACACCCTACCCCCAAGGAGTGCACCAACATAAAGGATCCGGCTAAAAGCACAACTATGAAAATGTCGCAAAATCATAACCGCCCAATGagtaggaagaaggaacgttCAGGGGAAGACGATCAGGacaaaagtgcaaaatgtgcGGGAATGGAATTCACCCCCCTTACACTTAAGAAGGACaacatttggaaaaattcgCCAAGCAATCCTGAAAATTGTTACGGGGTGGAATTCCCTACAGAGTTTAATGGAGACCTGTCTGAGGGAAGCCTGGACAGAGATAAATCTCAAACACATGACAGTAGCGCCAATCGGAAGGATACCCACTTGTTAGTTAAGGATGAGGGAAAAGACCCACACCTGGATACTCAACACATCTACATGATGAatgcaaatttgaaaaagcaaaaaccACAAggtgagaaagaaaaacatgaAAGGTACCAAAAAGGGAGTGTGCATAATGGACCCACCAGGTGGGAAGACCCCCCACATGAACTCACATCGAGTAGGACAAACGAAGAGGtaactaaaaataaaaaagagacaACCCTTAAGGAAAGCACAACTGAGGGAAGTAAACACTTGGCAAGTTGTAACATCTGGAACGTAgagaaaaatggcaccattCATTCGAAGCAGCAACAGGAAGATTATCTAACCCATAATAGAAGCTACGATTTGAAAAGTGCACGAAGTAATTTATTCAGTATGTCCTATGATGAAAATGTACGAAAGGATTACACACATGGAAATATACTAGTGAACCCTGAAGATATATCATCTATCCATAATTTAAAATCTTgtgaaaatgatgaaaagaacaaaatgctGTACTACTACAATTTGGACACCACGCAAGCCAACTTGGATTTTCTCAATAATCTCATGTTCTACTCATCGCATATTAATCCATATAGGCATTACAAAAATAGGTACCTTACAAAGAAAAGCTCCCTCACTGGGGGGGTTAACCTAACCAACTCGAAACAGAATAGCGGTAATAACAGGACTGAGAAAAGGAGGGACCACCAAAATGAACCTCTTCCAGTGGACCACAATTTGAGGAACTACCTCAATTTAAACAAGACATCCATTCAGAACttggcaaaaatgaaaagaaattacATCCGTGAACAGAACTATGAGAACAAATTCGGAACAAAAATGGACGACCAGAGGGAAGCAAATACGTTCTACCCAAAGCTAAGGTGGATGAACATTTTTAGCAGAAATTCAAGCAAGTACTAG
- a CDS encoding 60S ribosomal protein L10a, whose protein sequence is MSKLNQDLLKKAISDVFEGTKTKKRKFVETIELQIGLKDYDTQRDKRFSGTVKLSNEVRKKLKVCILGDAVHVEEAQKLELDYMDIEAMKKLNKDKTLVKKLAKKYDAFLASQVILPQIPKLLGPGLNKAGKFPSLITHNDKINDKILELKSSIKFQLKKVLCMGVPVGHANLKEEELRSNIVHAINFLVSLLKKNWQNIRTLHIKSTMGKPQRIYG, encoded by the exons ATGAG cAAGCTAAATCAGGATCTCTTAAAAAAAGCCATCTCCGACGTGTTCGAAGGcacaaaaacgaaaaagagaaaattcgTTGAGACGATTGAGCTGCAGATCGGGCTGAAGGATTACGACACGCAGAGAGACAAACGTTTTTCAGGAACAGTAAAATTATCTAATGAAGTGAGAAAGAAACTGAAGGTATGTATACTGGGAGATGCTGTACACGTGGAGGAAGCACAGAAACTAGAATTAGACTATATGGACATAGAAgcgatgaaaaaattaaataaagaTAAAACACTGGTTAAAAAGTTGGCCAAAAAATATGATGCGTTCTTAGCAAGTCAGGTTATCTTACCACAAATTCCAAAACTTCTTGGTCCAGGTTTAAACAAGGCAGGAaagtttccttccctaattACCCACAATGATAAAATTAATGACAAAATTTTAGAATTAAAGTCTTCCATAAAATTTCAACTGAAGAAGGTTTTATGCATGGGTGTTCCTGTTGGTCATGCGAACTTGAAAGAGGAGGAACTCAGATCCAACATTGTACATGCCATTAACTTTTTGGTTtctcttttgaaaaaaaattggcagaACATTAGGACTCTGCACATTAAGAGCACCATGGGAAAGCCCCAGAGAATTTACGGCTAA
- a CDS encoding Adaptor complex protein encodes MDALYIYAETGQKLVEQIFANDINAEATHVVIRDIVLGSNSIERFKCAVVSSGNGERIIREAFEGRFIFITKKDDLYFVILKKDENNPVMTVEVIREIMELFKKYFRIEKLSADIITNNYSVVIFLINEIIAQGGKPNIFVDEILKNLVESNSGLLNETLKYTPVANNLCNLLALKKNVAGENVLNGANINPSYSNGTAIHCRDSQNVFWRANNVCHMHHQMCVEIRESVNCVLTKKNKIIHFAIQGNVIVDCSINGSPLIKMSFNRRIRLPLTHLHYTVNYNMLLRKMLSHQNAEKNAFYFVPLNERYIVMQYLYYFPLKQKGRGLQSRSVSSSVSTAPELTNVLNLTNGNSTQNVPSGGDNKAQEGTNPVGRKHDEVTTEGGGKKEDEVQNEKKELSPAEDRFKKYMEENNRPVPEESLHSSSSHVVRFAPTDETIPKVETQNGNAHPSNDNKETILIRDTLPSVENNEQYLLPIKVKGVVNYMPNEYKYTIKLQLLLNDIHRGSHSDMRINGYENISVRIPVYNFIKYVNVLCTVGSIAYSENCNSVIWFIDRVENADIDLSAELTLFIQPKPDGLFRSHKYYYEKFIRCNNDENINGLPDTSRGNGISNYCYHGESARNCKIMRRSDNSSNIRGEVRIFPNRLSKWYNIETCSYPDFVFPVYVSFTVTGITASGKRVVGVELKRPQNTCLHTVYRYSTTYNHVEFRI; translated from the coding sequence ATGGACGCCTTATACATATACGCCGAAACGGGTCAAAAGTTGGTGGAACAGATTTTCGCAAATGACATAAATGCGGAAGCGACTCATGTAGTAATTAGAGATATAGTATTGGGTAGCAATTCCATCGAAAGATTTAAATGCGCCGTAGTGAGCAGTGGTAATGGGGAAAGAATAATAAGAGAGGCTTTCGAAGGGAGATTCATTTTCATCACTAAGAAGGATGATCtatattttgtaattttaaaaaaggatgaaaataatCCTGTGATGACTGTAGAAGTGATTAGAGAAATTAtggaactttttaaaaaatattttaggATAGAAAAACTGAGTGCAGATATCATAACGAATAATTATTctgttgttatttttctcattaatGAAATAATAGCACAAGGAGGAAAGCCAAATATCTTTGTGGacgaaattttaaaaaatttggtCGAGAGTAATTCTGGACTTCTTAATGAGACCTTGAAATATACGCCTGTTGCGAACAATCTGTGTAACCTGCTTgcattgaagaaaaatgttgcaGGAGAGAATGTGTTGAACGGTGCGAATATCAACCCCAGTTACAGCAATGGAACTGCAATCCACTGTAGGGATAGCCAAAATGTCTTTTGGAGAGCAAATAACGTTTGTCACATGCATCATCAGATGTGTGTGGAAATCAGAGAAAGTGTGAATTGTGTCTTAACTAAGAAGAACAAGATAATTCACTTTGCTATTCAAGGGAACGTTATCGTGGATTGTTCCATTAATGGGTCACCACTAATTAAAATGTCCTTTAACAGAAGAATAAGACTTCCTTTAACCCACCTACATTACACTGTCAATTATAATATGCTACTTAGAAAGATGTTATCTCATCAGAACGCAGAAAAGAACGCTTTCTATTTCGTACCGTTGAATGAGCGCTATATCGTTATGCAGTACCTTTATTACTTCCCCTTGaaacagaagggaaggggattGCAGTCAAGAAGTGTAAGCAGTTCCGTGTCCACCGCTCCGGAGTTAACGAATGTGCTGAATTTAACAAATGGCAACTCCACGCAGAATGTTCCATCCGGAGGGGATAATAAAGCGcaagaaggaacaaaccCGGTGGGTAGGAAACACGATGAAGTGACGACTGAGGGGGGtggtaaaaaggaagacgaagtgcaaaatgaaaagaaggaactttCCCCAGCGGAGGACCGGTTTAAGAAATatatggaagaaaacaaTAGACCAGTTCCTGAGGAGTCTTTACATAGCAGTAGTAGTCATGTTGTGAGATTTGCACCAACCGATGAAACTATCCCAAAGGTGGAGacgcaaaatggaaatgccCATCCGAGTAACGACAATAAGGAGACCATCCTAATTAGAGATACGCTACCTAGTGTAGAGAACAATGAGCAGTACCTACTACCCATAAAGGTTAAGGGGGTTGTAAACTATATGCCTAACGAGTACAAATATACGATCAAACTGCAGCTTCTCTTGAATGACATACACAGAGGCAGTCATAGCGACATGCGAATAAATGGCTATGAAAATATCTCTGTAAGAATTCCAGTGTATAATTTCATAAAGTACGTTAATGTACTTTGTACAGTAGGAAGTATAGCATACAGCGAAAATTGCAATTCTGTCATTTGGTTTATCGACAGAGTGGAAAATGCTGACATTGACCTATCAGCTGAGTTGACCCTGTTCATACAACCAAAACCAGATGGATTATTTCGTAGCCATAAATATTACTATGAGAAGTTTATAAGATGCAATAATGACGAGAACATCAATGGCCTTCCGGATACTTCCCGAGGGAATGGCATTTCAAATTACTGCTATCATGGGGAGAGTGCTAGAAACTGTAAGATCATGAGAAGAAGCGATAATTCTAGTAATATTCGGGGCGAAGTACGTATTTTCCCAAACCGTTTGTCTAAGTGGTACAATATAGAGACTTGCTCCTACCCTGACTTCGTTTTCCCAGTGTATGTCTCTTTTACGGTTACGGGGATAACGGCTTCGGGAAAGCGTGTAGTAGGAGTAGAGTTGAAGAGACCCCAAAATACGTGCCTGCACACGGTGTACAGGTACAGCACGACCTACAACCATGTAGAATTCAGAATATAG